Proteins encoded by one window of Halobaculum halobium:
- a CDS encoding amphi-Trp domain-containing protein, which produces MPEEQLFKTAGSRTRAEIAERLVAAAEAIEAGTVHLEGPETQREVTIPENPAFEVELERLTDSETGEQRYELEYEIRWTV; this is translated from the coding sequence ATGCCTGAGGAGCAACTGTTCAAGACCGCGGGATCGCGAACGAGAGCGGAGATCGCCGAGCGACTCGTGGCCGCGGCCGAAGCGATCGAAGCGGGAACCGTTCACCTGGAGGGACCCGAGACGCAACGGGAGGTCACCATTCCAGAGAATCCGGCGTTCGAGGTCGAGCTCGAACGCCTCACGGACTCGGAGACCGGGGAACAGCGGTACGAACTCGAGTACGAGATCAGGTGGACTGTGTAG
- a CDS encoding GNAT family N-acetyltransferase, producing the protein MPGPVFRRGEAVELRTVEEEDADFLAGLVNDPRVRAGTAMTTPISEADEREWIESTADDGGVHLLACVDGDPVGIAGLNAPDEAFGSVELGYQFAPDSWGNGYATDAARELCGHAFETRRLHKVYANVYETNPASARVLEKVGFTEEGRHREEAFVDGEYVDIRRFGLLEDERSSDAGGPTQST; encoded by the coding sequence ATGCCCGGTCCCGTGTTCCGTCGCGGCGAGGCGGTCGAGTTGCGGACGGTCGAAGAGGAGGACGCCGACTTCCTGGCCGGCCTGGTCAACGATCCGCGGGTCCGCGCGGGGACGGCGATGACGACGCCGATCAGCGAGGCGGACGAGCGGGAGTGGATCGAGTCGACCGCCGACGACGGCGGCGTTCACCTGCTCGCGTGTGTCGACGGCGACCCCGTCGGCATCGCCGGGTTGAACGCGCCCGACGAGGCGTTCGGCAGCGTGGAACTCGGCTACCAGTTCGCGCCCGACAGCTGGGGCAACGGCTACGCCACCGACGCCGCCCGCGAGCTGTGCGGGCACGCCTTCGAGACGCGCCGGCTCCACAAGGTGTACGCGAACGTCTACGAGACGAACCCCGCGTCGGCGCGGGTGCTGGAGAAGGTCGGCTTCACCGAGGAAGGCCGCCACCGCGAGGAGGCGTTCGTCGATGGCGAATACGTCGATATCAGACGGTTCGGACTGCTCGAAGACGAGCGGTCCAGCGACGCCGGCGGCCCTACACAGTCCACCTGA
- a CDS encoding universal stress protein — protein sequence MLYVLATNSARTSEVLCEYLRDRLAPGDEVHAINSHVGGDQTSSEAIRDGEGALDAVADAFEDVADATVTTHQFVRGNDPGTDVLAYAEEVNADELVIGIRKRSPTAKVVFGSVAQDLLLESNRPLRVVPRETV from the coding sequence ATGTTGTACGTCCTTGCGACGAACTCGGCTCGGACCAGCGAGGTGCTGTGTGAGTACCTCCGCGACCGACTCGCACCCGGCGACGAGGTCCACGCGATCAACTCGCACGTCGGCGGCGACCAGACGAGTTCCGAGGCGATCAGGGACGGGGAAGGCGCGCTCGACGCCGTGGCGGACGCGTTCGAAGACGTCGCCGACGCGACCGTGACGACACACCAGTTCGTGCGCGGGAACGACCCCGGGACGGACGTGCTCGCGTACGCCGAGGAGGTGAACGCCGACGAGCTCGTCATCGGCATCAGGAAGCGGTCCCCGACCGCGAAAGTGGTGTTCGGCAGCGTCGCACAGGACCTCCTCCTCGAATCGAACCGGCCGCTGCGCGTGGTCCCACGCGAGACCGTGTAG
- a CDS encoding TIGR00300 family protein produces the protein MTVSDVVELEGHIIDSGLMERAFTVVMDLGGEFDIEEFEVGTTKTAESYCRMRVIADDEATLHPILHELHQSGATLASPTDATLTPAPADNVVPDGFYSTTNHPTDVRVDGEWVGVDNIEMDCAVVVEGVERSDDGSVGVPDRADVTAETKVLNGIDAGDLVVTGDAGIRVKPPERPRDSSGPFGFMQGGVSAERPSRSLIRDIAEAIAETKAQGGRVLCVAGPAVIHSGGGPGLARLVREGYVDAISAGNGFAVHDMERSMYGTSLGMDVETMEHPRKGHKHHIYTISEVIRAGGIEAAVEEGLITEGIMYECVTNDRDFVLAGSIRDDGPLPDTITDAVEAQNAIREQAREADLVLMLSTLLHSVAVGNCLSSTTRTVCVDINPATVTQLLDRGSAQAVGMVTDVGTFVPMLAEELLE, from the coding sequence ATGACCGTCAGCGACGTGGTCGAGCTGGAGGGCCACATCATCGACTCCGGCCTCATGGAGCGCGCGTTCACCGTCGTGATGGACCTCGGCGGCGAGTTCGACATCGAGGAGTTCGAGGTCGGAACGACCAAGACCGCCGAGTCGTACTGCCGGATGCGCGTCATCGCAGACGACGAGGCGACGCTGCACCCCATTCTTCACGAGTTGCACCAGTCGGGCGCGACGCTCGCCTCGCCGACGGACGCGACGCTGACGCCCGCGCCCGCGGACAACGTCGTTCCCGACGGCTTCTACTCGACGACGAACCACCCGACCGACGTGCGGGTCGACGGCGAGTGGGTCGGCGTCGACAACATCGAGATGGACTGCGCGGTCGTCGTGGAGGGCGTCGAGCGCAGTGACGACGGCTCCGTCGGCGTCCCCGACCGCGCCGATGTGACCGCCGAAACAAAGGTGCTTAACGGCATCGACGCGGGCGATCTCGTCGTCACCGGCGACGCCGGTATCCGGGTGAAGCCGCCCGAACGGCCCCGGGACTCCTCGGGACCGTTCGGCTTCATGCAGGGCGGCGTCTCCGCCGAGCGCCCCTCGCGGTCGCTCATTCGCGACATCGCCGAAGCGATCGCCGAGACGAAGGCCCAGGGCGGGCGCGTGCTGTGTGTCGCCGGCCCGGCGGTCATCCACTCGGGCGGCGGTCCCGGCCTCGCGCGACTCGTGCGCGAGGGGTACGTCGACGCCATCTCCGCGGGCAACGGCTTCGCCGTCCACGACATGGAGCGCTCCATGTACGGAACGAGCCTCGGGATGGACGTGGAGACGATGGAACACCCGCGAAAGGGACACAAACACCATATTTACACGATCAGCGAGGTGATCCGCGCGGGCGGCATCGAGGCCGCCGTCGAGGAGGGGCTGATCACCGAGGGCATCATGTACGAGTGCGTCACTAACGACCGCGACTTCGTGCTCGCGGGCTCGATCCGCGACGACGGACCGCTCCCGGACACGATCACCGACGCCGTCGAGGCGCAAAACGCCATCCGCGAGCAGGCGCGGGAGGCCGACCTCGTGCTCATGCTCTCTACGCTGTTGCACTCGGTGGCGGTGGGCAACTGCCTCTCGTCGACGACGCGGACCGTCTGCGTCGATATCAACCCCGCGACGGTCACGCAGTTGCTCGACCGCGGCTCCGCGCAGGCGGTCGGGATGGTCACCGACGTTGGAACGTTCGTGCCGATGCTCGCCGAGGAACTGCTGGAGTAG
- a CDS encoding DUF7490 domain-containing protein: protein MTRERRLTAGAVAVLLVALLGVAVGPGVLADPSADGPVRPGHVRIAESPAIAPGEVDGATATLTLHTRIGHAGNPTDNVSVRFRAYDAESGLLTTEQTVELDELTGDRSVPVNATIEVPREGGYVIETVVFREGQVVDRDRTQVSGLEALGTEVRFTESEAVPPLSVSVASVDEAANRTTLSVAASLTNGGSEASDDLRVEVIVRQAESNLVAGRESTTVGDIAAGRTADATAEVTVPSDYNYYVDAAVYRDGVLVDTARSVANLDPTETISANETTRDVEFEVGDFTGGDGGADDRATEAAARTETSTATPGFGPALAVVALLGAALFARRRHRR from the coding sequence ATGACACGAGAACGACGGCTGACCGCGGGCGCGGTCGCCGTCCTGCTCGTCGCCCTCCTCGGGGTCGCCGTGGGTCCCGGCGTCCTCGCAGACCCGTCCGCGGACGGCCCCGTCCGTCCGGGACACGTCAGGATCGCCGAGTCGCCGGCGATCGCCCCCGGAGAGGTCGACGGCGCGACGGCGACGCTGACGCTGCACACCCGCATCGGTCACGCGGGCAATCCCACGGACAACGTCTCCGTGCGCTTTCGGGCGTACGACGCCGAGTCCGGACTGTTGACCACTGAACAGACGGTCGAGTTGGACGAACTGACCGGCGACCGGAGCGTCCCGGTGAACGCGACGATCGAGGTGCCCCGCGAGGGCGGCTACGTGATCGAGACGGTCGTCTTCCGCGAGGGACAGGTCGTCGACCGCGACCGGACGCAGGTCTCCGGGCTGGAGGCGCTTGGCACGGAGGTGCGATTCACCGAGAGCGAGGCCGTGCCGCCGCTGTCGGTGTCGGTCGCCTCAGTCGATGAGGCTGCGAACCGCACCACCCTGTCGGTCGCGGCGTCGCTGACGAACGGCGGTTCGGAGGCGAGTGACGACCTGCGCGTCGAGGTCATCGTCCGGCAGGCGGAGTCCAACCTCGTCGCCGGTCGCGAGTCGACGACCGTGGGCGACATCGCGGCCGGCCGCACCGCCGACGCGACGGCCGAGGTGACCGTGCCGAGCGACTACAACTACTACGTCGACGCCGCGGTGTACCGCGACGGCGTCCTCGTCGACACCGCCCGCTCGGTGGCGAACCTCGACCCGACCGAGACCATCTCCGCCAACGAGACCACCCGCGACGTGGAGTTCGAGGTCGGCGACTTCACCGGCGGCGACGGCGGAGCCGACGATAGAGCGACCGAGGCGGCGGCCCGAACGGAGACCTCGACGGCGACGCCCGGGTTCGGCCCGGCGCTCGCGGTCGTGGCACTGCTCGGCGCCGCGCTGTTTGCACGGAGGCGACACCGACGATGA
- a CDS encoding universal stress protein — protein sequence MPTHGEFGGMLYVLATNSTGRSAAMCDYLRPRLDADDVLHALNSQRGGDHTTSAELDRGRDALAVVNDRLSTVTTVETHQFVRGNDPATDVLRFVDRREADELVFAIRKRSAIGTVLFGSVAQDLLTDADVPMRVVPVAAAE from the coding sequence ATGCCCACACACGGCGAATTCGGCGGTATGCTGTACGTACTCGCGACGAACTCGACCGGCCGGAGTGCGGCGATGTGCGACTACCTGAGGCCTCGGCTCGACGCCGACGACGTCCTCCACGCGCTCAACTCCCAGCGCGGCGGCGACCACACGACCAGTGCGGAACTGGACCGCGGACGCGACGCGCTCGCGGTCGTGAACGACCGACTCTCGACGGTCACGACCGTCGAGACACACCAGTTCGTGCGCGGCAACGACCCGGCGACCGACGTACTCCGGTTTGTGGACCGCCGCGAGGCCGACGAGTTGGTGTTCGCCATCCGGAAGCGGTCGGCGATCGGGACGGTGCTCTTCGGCAGCGTCGCACAGGACCTCCTGACGGACGCCGACGTGCCGATGCGAGTGGTCCCGGTCGCCGCCGCTGAGTGA